In Mixophyes fleayi isolate aMixFle1 chromosome 4, aMixFle1.hap1, whole genome shotgun sequence, the following proteins share a genomic window:
- the LOC142153203 gene encoding E3 ubiquitin/ISG15 ligase TRIM25-like produces the protein MASADLRQELDCSICLNIYTDPVTLRCGHNFCRVCIDRVLDTQEGSGVYTCPECRAECQERPALQRNITLCNIVGSFLSTRPDQEETGIFCTYCIHSPVPAAKSCLLCEASLCDNHLRVHSKSAEHVLSDPTTSLGNRKCSVHKELLKYYCTEDAACICVSCSLAGEHRGHCVEMMDEASEKKKEKLRSVLQKLTTKREETEKRVQRLEERRIEDQEKAAGITETVTSLFRDIRRQLEDVEKRVLSEISRQEESVSFSVSDLIQQLEIKKDEVSRKMRHIEELCNMSDPVTVLQEPDTGDLCDTEDRERYDDQVHGIGDLDVGLISGKLHTGLSDIITGINVWIYVQEATDILLDVNTAANDIHISGDRKTASCSDIDQNRPETPERFQYFQVISTRGFSSGRHYWEVDVSKSEIWKVGMCYPSIDRRGDESDIGDNKKSWCLCREYNQYSVKHDWKEIQLPDNIPCDRLRIYLDYEAGQMSFYSLCDPIRHLHTVTATFTEPLHAALWEMDGCIKISGGVRKWEK, from the coding sequence atggcgtctgctgatctgagacaggagctggactgttccatctgcctgaacatttatacagatcctgtaacactgagatgtggacacaacttctgccgggtctgtattgatcgtgtgctggatacacaggaggggtctggagtttatacctgtcctgaatgcagagcagagtgtcaggagcgtcctgcactgcagaggaacataactctgtgtaacatagtggggagtttcctgtctactcggccagatcaggaggagactgggatcttctgcacttactgtattcactctcctgtacctgctgctaaatcctgtctgttgtgtgaagcttctctgtgtgataatcacctgagagtacacagcaagtcagcagaacacgTCTTATCTGATCCCACCACTTCCCTGGGGAACAGAAAATGCTCCGTCCATAAGGAGCTCTTGAAATATTACTGCACGGAGGATGCTGCCTGTATTTGTGTGTCCTGCAGTTTGGCTGGAGAACATCGTGGACACTGTGTGGAGATGATGGATGAGGcctctgagaagaagaaggagaaactgaGAAGTGTTCTCcagaaactgaccacaaagagagaggagactgagaaaagagtccagagaCTGGAGGAGCGCAGGATAGAAGATCAGGAAAAAGCAGCTGGTATAACAGAGACAGTCACTtccctgtttagagacatcaggagacagctggaagacgtagagaagagagtcctgagtgagatctccaggcaggaagagagcgtttcattctcagtctctgatctgattcagcagctggaaataaagaaggacgaggTGTCCAGGAAGATGCGgcacattgaggagctgtgtaacatgtctgatccagtgactgtcttacaggaaccagacacaggtgacttgtgtgatactgaggacagagagagatatgatgaccaggtccatggtataggagatctggatgtgggtctcATCTCAGGGAAATTACACACAGgattatctgatataataacaggtataaatGTATGGATCTAtgtgcaggaagctacagacatattactggatgtaaacacagctgccaatgatatacatatatcaggtgaCAGGAAAACTGCATCCTGCTCAGATATAGACCAGAACCGtccagaaacaccagagagatttcagtattttcaggtaataagcaccaggggattttcctcagggcgacattactgggaagtggatgTTAGTAAATCCGAGATATGGAAggtagggatgtgttatcccagtatagacaggagaggagatGAGTCAGACATTGGAGATAATAAAAAGTCATGGTGTTTGTGTAGGGAGTATAATCAGTATTCAGTGAAGCATGACTGGAAAGAGATCCAGTTacctgacaatattccctgtGATAGACTGAGGATATATCTGGACTATGAGGCTGGACAGAtgtccttttattctctgtgtgacccgatcagacacttacacaccgtcactgccaccttcactgagccccttcatgctgcattatggGAAATGGATGGTTGTATAAAGATATCTGGGGGAGTCAGGAAATGGGAGAAATGA